DNA sequence from the Methanofollis formosanus genome:
CCGAGGTACAGCACCCGCAGGCCGGGGGCGAGGTCGAAGTCGCCGCCCAGCATCGCATAGGCCGCGAACTTCGAGCGGTAGGGATCCCAGACACGGTACTCGCCGACCGTCCGTTCTCCATACACCCCGCCCTCGCCGCGCGAGACCAGGGCACCGTCAAGCCAGATCATGCCGACTCTCCTGCGGCGTCGATCCGTGCCTGTGCCTTCTCGAGGAATGCCTCGTCCGCCTCCCCGCGGTAATAGTCGATGCGCGCGGCGATGACCAGTTTGGCGGCAAGCACCCTGGCCACCCGCCCCCTGAGATTTTTGGGAGCGTTGTGAACACGCCGGTGCTGGAAGATCACGCCATGTTTCGGGGACGGGGCACTCCCGCGAATATGAGAGAAGAGGGCCGAACGTGCCCCGAGCACCTGCACCGTCGCCCCGGGCATCCTGGAGAGCGGGGCCAGACCGCCCGCGGCGGCCATCAACCTCGCCGCCACCAGGCCGCCGACGAGGGCGCTGGTGTTGGGGAGCACAATGTCGGCCTGCCTGGAGACGTCCCGCGCCAGACGCCGCCGCATCTCTCCGAGGGCATCGATCTCCCGACCCACCTGGCGCAGCGGCGGGGAACGACTCCGCATGATCTTGCCGCCGAGGGCCTTCCCGCCCCGCCGGTACTTCCTGGTGAACCCGGGGTCGATGACGGCCTGCCAGTCTACTGCACGTTCGAGGAGGAGGTTGATGACATGGTCGACCTCGTCCAGCGTCCTGACCATCTGGAGAAGTTCCATGTCCTTTGCCGAGAGTTCTTCCGCGACCCGCGCCCTGGCCAGGGCGATGCAGGCGGCCCTGAGCGAGGCGAGATATTCCTGCCGGTCGGAAACGGCGCCGCACTCCTCCGCCACCCTCCAGTCGGGGATGAGGAGTTCGGGGCCAAGGGCCCGGATCCGTCCTGCGAGGGCCTCGGGGTCGGACCCGGCCGGACTACACCGGCCACCGTCGAGGTCCCCGAACCAGTAGCGCTCCATGGTACAAGTGTGGGCATGCAGGGAGCATTAACATAGCAGGCGCGGAAGAGATCTACGGATAGGAATCTGACAG
Encoded proteins:
- a CDS encoding RNA-processing protein, coding for MERYWFGDLDGGRCSPAGSDPEALAGRIRALGPELLIPDWRVAEECGAVSDRQEYLASLRAACIALARARVAEELSAKDMELLQMVRTLDEVDHVINLLLERAVDWQAVIDPGFTRKYRRGGKALGGKIMRSRSPPLRQVGREIDALGEMRRRLARDVSRQADIVLPNTSALVGGLVAARLMAAAGGLAPLSRMPGATVQVLGARSALFSHIRGSAPSPKHGVIFQHRRVHNAPKNLRGRVARVLAAKLVIAARIDYYRGEADEAFLEKAQARIDAAGESA